Proteins encoded together in one Bacteroides ovatus window:
- a CDS encoding porin family protein produces the protein MIKIKPFLIATLLLTGFALPAVAQIGEARNNLSVGINGGVNLNSASFTPTIKQNSLMGITGGLTARYISEKYFAMICGAQVELNVSQRGWDQLFETISLDANGYEVTSKDPTKTYTRKMTYIDIPFLAHLAFGRDRGLQFFVHAGPQISFLISESETIKGIDMNSLSDTQKALYGVKIQNKFDYGIAGGGGVELRTKKAGSFIVEGRYYFALSDFYSTTKKDYFARAAHGTITIKLTYLFDLKK, from the coding sequence ATGATAAAGATAAAACCATTTTTGATCGCAACACTCCTACTTACAGGATTTGCCCTTCCTGCTGTCGCTCAAATCGGAGAAGCACGAAACAATTTATCGGTAGGTATCAATGGAGGTGTCAATTTAAATAGTGCTTCCTTTACTCCCACCATCAAGCAAAATAGCCTGATGGGAATTACCGGAGGTTTGACAGCACGTTATATATCCGAGAAGTATTTTGCCATGATTTGTGGCGCACAGGTCGAGTTGAATGTCTCGCAACGAGGCTGGGACCAATTATTTGAAACAATATCACTGGACGCCAACGGATATGAAGTCACTTCGAAGGACCCTACTAAAACTTACACCCGCAAAATGACTTATATAGATATTCCTTTCCTCGCTCACCTCGCTTTCGGACGAGACAGAGGATTGCAATTCTTTGTCCATGCAGGTCCTCAAATCAGCTTTCTAATCAGTGAATCGGAAACAATAAAAGGTATTGATATGAATAGCTTATCTGATACACAGAAAGCCCTGTACGGAGTTAAGATTCAAAATAAATTTGACTATGGTATTGCCGGTGGCGGTGGTGTAGAACTTAGAACAAAGAAAGCTGGTAGCTTCATCGTTGAAGGCCGTTATTACTTTGCCCTGTCTGATTTCTACAGCACTACTAAGAAAGATTATTTCGCCCGTGCAGCGCATGGAACCATTACCATAAAGCTCACATATTTATTTGATTTGAAGAAATAA